One genomic region from Phragmites australis chromosome 1, lpPhrAust1.1, whole genome shotgun sequence encodes:
- the LOC133925163 gene encoding protein BOLA2 has translation MGVTKEDVEAAITSALNPSHLVVTDTSGGCGASYEIDVVSEQFEGKRLLERHRMVNAALAPHMAQIHAVSIKKALTPAQAQPQPEPAADEAQA, from the exons ATGGGCGTCACCAAGGAGGATGTCGAGGCGGCCATCACCTCCGCTCTCAACCCTTCCCATCTC GTGGTGACGGATACATCTGGAGG GTGTGGTGCCAGCTACGAGATTGACGTGGTGTCGGAGCAGTTCGAAGGGAAGCGGCTACTGGAGCGGCACCGGATGGTGAACGCCGCGCTGGCGCCTCACATGGCGCAGATCCACGCCGTCTCCATCAAGAAGGCGCTCACCCCGGCGCAGGCCCAGCCCCAGCCGGAGCCGGCTGCCGATGAGGCCCAGGCCTAA
- the LOC133925153 gene encoding sm-like protein LSM3B: MAAAEEEIAVKEPLDLIRLSLDERIYVKLRSDRELRGKLHAYDQHLNMILGDVEEVVTTVEIDDETYEEIVRTTKRTIPFLFVRGDGVILVSPPLRTA, encoded by the exons atggcggcggcggaggaggagataGCGGTGAAGGAGCCGCTGGATCTGATACGGCTCAGCCTCGACGAGCGCATCTACGTCAAGCTCCGATCCGACCGCGAGCTCCGCGGCAAGCTCCAT GCATACGATCAACACTTGAACATGATACTTGGGGATGTTGAGGAGGTCGTGACAACTGTTGAGATAGATGATGAAACATATGAAGAAATTGTGCGC ACCACTAAACGCACTATCCCCTTCCTTTTTGTCCGAGGTGATGGTGTCATATTGGTTTCCCCACCCCTGCGAACTGCGTGA
- the LOC133925141 gene encoding sm-like protein LSM3B, with amino-acid sequence MAAAEEEIAVKEPLDLIRLSLDERIYVKLRSDRELRGKLHAYDQHLNMILGDVEEVVTTVEIDDETYEEIVRTTKRTIPFLFVRGDGVILVSPPLRTA; translated from the exons atggcggcggcggaggaggagataGCGGTGAAGGAGCCACTGGATCTGATACGGCTCAGCCTCGACGAGCGCATCTACGTCAAGCTCCGATCCGACCGCGAGCTCCGCGGCAAGCTCCAT GCATACGATCAACACTTGAACATGATACTTGGAGATGTTGAGGAGGTCGTGACAACTGTTGAGATAGATGATGAAACATATGAAGAAATTGTGCGC ACCACTAAACGCACTATCCCCTTCCTTTTTGTCCGAGGTGATGGTGTCATATTGGTTTCCCCACCCCTGCGAACTGCGTGA
- the LOC133885843 gene encoding pyrophosphate--fructose 6-phosphate 1-phosphotransferase subunit beta-like: MVAVEVNSKSSGRLASAYNEVQTSHLHHALPLPSVLYSLFSLIDRPPNSATGNSDEIAKLFPNLFGQLLTVLMLDKETTEGKPLKVGVVLSGRQAPSGDNVYAGDFHRFLAKGGFDMICSGRDKIETPEQFKQA, translated from the exons atggtggcggtggaggtgaACAGCAAATCGTCGGGGAGGCTAGCGTCGGCGTACAACGAGGTGCAGACGAGCCACCTCCACCACGCACTCCCACTCCCCTCCGTCCTCTACTCCTTGTTCTCCCTCATCGATAGACCACCCAACTCTGCcaccggaaactccg ATGAAATAGCGAAGCTGTTCCCGAACCTGTTCGGGCAGTTGTTGACGGTGCTGATGTTGGACAAGGAGACGACAGAGGGGAAGCCATTGAAGGTCGGGGTGGTGCTTTCTGGCAGACAGGCGCCCAGTGGGGACAATGTATATGCG GGAGATTTCCATCGTTTCCTAGCAAAG GGTGGATTTGATATGATATGCAGTGGAAGGGATAAGATTGAAACACCGGAGCAG TTTAAGCAAGCTTAA
- the LOC133925178 gene encoding tubby-like F-box protein 3 isoform X1, with protein sequence MSFRSIVRDVRDGFGSLSRRSFEVTLASIYGITGHHKGKAQSSLHELDDSPSIIPESHWASLPPELIRDVIRRLEADESTWPSRKHVVCFAAVCRTWREMCKEIVLSPEFCGKLTFPVSLKQPGPRDGNTMIQCFIKRNKSKSTYHLYLCLSNVVTAENGKFLLSAKRHRKTTCTEYTISMDADNISRSSRTYIGKLRSNFLGTKFIIYDTQSPYNGAVVPPVGRTSRRFNSTKVSPKLPSVSYSIAQVSYELNVLGTRGPRRMRCIMHSIPASSVEPGGIVPGQPEQIVPRALEDSFRSTGSFSQSFRSTTSFSKSIMDPSMDFNSARFSDIAGGRLDRDEDGEVKERPLVLRNKPPRWHEQLQCWCLNFRGRVTIASVKNFQLIAATSPPPGGAPTPSQPAPSSDPDKVILQFGKVARDMFTMDYRYPLSAFQAFAICLSSFDTKLACE encoded by the exons ATGTCATTTCGTAGCATAGTCCGTGATGTTAGGGATGGCTTTGGCAGCTTGTCGAGGCGGAGCTTTGAGGTGACCCTCGCAAGCATTTATGGCATCACTGGGCACCACAAAGGGAAGGCCCAAAGCTCACTGCACGAGCTCGATGACTCACCATCCATAATCCCAGAAAGCCACTGGGCGAGCCTACCTCCTGAACTTATCCGTGATGTCATACGGAGGCTGGAAGCTGATGAGAGTACCTGGCCATCCCGGAAGCATGTCGTTTGCTTTGCAGCTGTTTGTAGGACATGGAGGGAAATGTGTAAAGAGATTGTGTTGAGCCCAGAGTTTTGTGGGAAGCTCACCTTCCCTGTATCTCTAAAGCAG CCTGGTCCTCGAGATGGAAATACAATGATTCAATGCTTTATAAAGAGGAATAAATCAAAATCCACCTATCATTTGTACCTGTGCCTTAGCAATG TTGTTACTGCAGAAAATGGGAAATTCCTCTTATCAGCTAAAAGACATCGCAAGACCACATGCACGGAGTACACTATCTCAATGGATGCTGACAACATCTCAAGATCAAGCAGAACATACATTGGAAAATTGAG GTCGAACTTCCTTGGCACAAAATTTATAATTTATGATACACAATCCCCTTATAACGGGGctgtagttcctcctgttgGAAGGACCAGCAGGAGGTTTAACTCCACGAAAGTCTCTCCAAAGTTGCCTTCTGTTAGTTACAGCATCGCTCAGGTGAGTTATGAGCTAAATGTCCTTGGCACAAGAGGTCCAAGGCGGATGCGTTGCATCATGCACTCCATTCCTGCCTCGTCAGTGGAGCCTGGTGGCATAGTGCCTGGCCAGCCTGAGCAAATTGTGCCTCGGGCTCTGGAGGACTCATTTCGCAGCACCGGTTCCTTCTCGCAGTCATTCCGTAGCACCACCTCATTCTCCAAGTCCATCATGGACCCATCCATGGATTTCAATAGTGCTCGCTTCTCGGACATTGCTGGTGGGAGATTGGATCGCGATGAGGATGGTGAAGTTAAGGAGAGACCACTGGTGCTTCGCAATAAGCCTCCGAGGTGGCATGAGCAGCTACAGTGCTGGTGCCTCAACTTCCGTGGTCGTGTGACAATTGCCTCAGTGAAGAATTTCCAGCTGATTGCTGCGACGAGCCCGCCACCTGGTGGCGCTCCAACTCCTTCGCAGCCTGCTCCATCATCAGATCCTGACAAGGTCATTCTTCAGTTTGGAAAAGTGGCAAGGGATATGTTCACAATGGACTATCGTTATCCTCTCTCGGCTTTCCAGGCATTCGCTATTTGTTTGAGCAGCTTTGATACAAAGTTGGCCTGTGAATAA
- the LOC133925178 gene encoding tubby-like F-box protein 3 isoform X2 encodes MDADNISRSSRTYIGKLRSNFLGTKFIIYDTQSPYNGAVVPPVGRTSRRFNSTKVSPKLPSVSYSIAQVSYELNVLGTRGPRRMRCIMHSIPASSVEPGGIVPGQPEQIVPRALEDSFRSTGSFSQSFRSTTSFSKSIMDPSMDFNSARFSDIAGGRLDRDEDGEVKERPLVLRNKPPRWHEQLQCWCLNFRGRVTIASVKNFQLIAATSPPPGGAPTPSQPAPSSDPDKVILQFGKVARDMFTMDYRYPLSAFQAFAICLSSFDTKLACE; translated from the exons ATGGATGCTGACAACATCTCAAGATCAAGCAGAACATACATTGGAAAATTGAG GTCGAACTTCCTTGGCACAAAATTTATAATTTATGATACACAATCCCCTTATAACGGGGctgtagttcctcctgttgGAAGGACCAGCAGGAGGTTTAACTCCACGAAAGTCTCTCCAAAGTTGCCTTCTGTTAGTTACAGCATCGCTCAGGTGAGTTATGAGCTAAATGTCCTTGGCACAAGAGGTCCAAGGCGGATGCGTTGCATCATGCACTCCATTCCTGCCTCGTCAGTGGAGCCTGGTGGCATAGTGCCTGGCCAGCCTGAGCAAATTGTGCCTCGGGCTCTGGAGGACTCATTTCGCAGCACCGGTTCCTTCTCGCAGTCATTCCGTAGCACCACCTCATTCTCCAAGTCCATCATGGACCCATCCATGGATTTCAATAGTGCTCGCTTCTCGGACATTGCTGGTGGGAGATTGGATCGCGATGAGGATGGTGAAGTTAAGGAGAGACCACTGGTGCTTCGCAATAAGCCTCCGAGGTGGCATGAGCAGCTACAGTGCTGGTGCCTCAACTTCCGTGGTCGTGTGACAATTGCCTCAGTGAAGAATTTCCAGCTGATTGCTGCGACGAGCCCGCCACCTGGTGGCGCTCCAACTCCTTCGCAGCCTGCTCCATCATCAGATCCTGACAAGGTCATTCTTCAGTTTGGAAAAGTGGCAAGGGATATGTTCACAATGGACTATCGTTATCCTCTCTCGGCTTTCCAGGCATTCGCTATTTGTTTGAGCAGCTTTGATACAAAGTTGGCCTGTGAATAA